In one window of Cytophagaceae bacterium ABcell3 DNA:
- a CDS encoding GEVED domain-containing protein has protein sequence MPKFDVEKVKAEARKLGKGKYYQFGHSLKLEKGLEDAGEWTSLPNGDRLWRLGIRSEGAFSINLILSKYKLPEGASLFIYNADRSEVLGAFSSRINQDDGKLGIMPVSGEEIYLEYYEPANVAGKGQLVVGQVIHAFEDVFTKMKSFGGFGDSGDCNMNVNCPDGADWEKEKRAVSLVLAGGGLCSGALINNTANDGTPYILTADHCLVSGGDVSTWVFAFNYESPDCSDQDGPSNYTVSGASLKARDEVSDFLLLEMNSKAPEHYNVFYAGWSREKTAPSSTVSIHHPSGDIKKISFDDSPADGEHLGYPDMWEVQWDRNTTTEAGSSGAPLFDENHRIIGQLYGGTASCSRADGVDYYGKFYVSWNGGGITYRRLMDWLDPVNSGAMFHDGMEANERQQYCVSEASNEQNSLIQRVTIGGSLDTSFSENCRTYTDNSSLVNEVYESFELGVYTGTCGLSNSQKIKVYVDWNNNFDFGDEGELVVETGELSSGSDFSSMIDVPEHAVPNSRVRMRVIVWEHAHDTDVSACGNYSYGETQDYTLRIGSGPVDAVPEITSVSPAMGVRGSKVTIEGVFNGITSVTFNGNEAYFNVLSENTIEATIPYNDPIGTLAVTNAAGTAEYEHIFYAIHPYCNSRAISDEDAIINSVKFGDINTSLNNNCRTYSDFYDEFAEVYHGQEIELEVGLASCQNDYSRRVKVYIDWNGDGVYNDHDELVSTSPNLSHFQTTYTTTVRVPNATAKVLGMRIICWETEYVSGEVAACGYYPYGETHDYVLINKEPAIVGNREKKVVVKNANIFNYPNPFNGHTTFKVSLEEPQHVRLEVLNMLGQIVGVVADQTVSAGEHEFEFNSPGLQTGTYLYRLSGEGINITKKMICY, from the coding sequence ATGCCGAAATTTGATGTTGAAAAGGTGAAAGCTGAGGCAAGAAAACTCGGCAAAGGCAAATATTATCAATTTGGGCATTCGCTGAAATTGGAGAAGGGGCTGGAAGATGCAGGAGAATGGACTTCCTTACCCAATGGAGATCGGTTGTGGAGGTTAGGTATACGCTCCGAAGGAGCCTTTTCTATTAACTTGATCCTTAGTAAATATAAACTTCCTGAGGGAGCCTCTCTATTTATCTATAATGCCGACAGGTCTGAGGTGCTTGGCGCATTTTCCAGTAGAATAAATCAAGATGATGGTAAGTTAGGCATTATGCCTGTGAGTGGGGAAGAGATATATCTTGAATACTATGAACCTGCCAATGTAGCAGGCAAAGGACAGTTAGTTGTAGGGCAGGTAATTCATGCTTTTGAAGATGTTTTTACAAAGATGAAATCTTTTGGAGGGTTTGGGGATTCGGGTGATTGTAACATGAATGTTAATTGTCCTGATGGTGCCGATTGGGAAAAAGAAAAGAGGGCTGTTTCTTTAGTTCTGGCTGGTGGTGGTTTATGCAGTGGTGCCTTGATCAACAATACAGCCAATGATGGTACGCCCTATATATTGACAGCAGACCACTGTTTGGTTTCTGGTGGAGATGTGTCCACTTGGGTATTTGCTTTTAATTATGAAAGTCCTGATTGTAGCGATCAGGATGGACCTTCAAATTATACCGTTTCTGGTGCTAGTCTAAAAGCTAGAGACGAGGTGTCAGATTTTCTGCTTTTAGAAATGAACTCCAAGGCGCCGGAACATTATAATGTGTTTTATGCTGGCTGGTCTAGAGAAAAGACTGCTCCTTCCAGTACGGTAAGCATTCACCACCCTTCTGGAGATATTAAAAAGATTTCATTCGATGACTCTCCTGCAGATGGAGAACATCTTGGATATCCTGATATGTGGGAGGTACAATGGGACAGAAATACTACTACAGAAGCTGGTTCCTCAGGAGCCCCTCTTTTTGATGAAAACCACCGAATTATTGGTCAGCTTTATGGTGGTACGGCCTCTTGTTCCCGTGCCGATGGAGTGGACTATTATGGAAAGTTTTACGTTTCCTGGAATGGTGGCGGAATCACATATCGTCGTTTGATGGATTGGTTAGACCCTGTTAATAGCGGAGCAATGTTCCATGATGGGATGGAAGCTAACGAACGTCAACAATATTGTGTGTCTGAGGCTAGCAATGAACAGAATTCTCTTATTCAAAGGGTGACAATAGGTGGTAGTTTGGATACTTCTTTTTCCGAGAACTGTAGGACATATACGGATAATTCCAGCTTGGTAAATGAAGTATATGAGTCTTTTGAACTGGGGGTTTATACTGGAACATGTGGTTTAAGCAATAGCCAAAAAATTAAAGTCTATGTCGACTGGAATAACAATTTTGATTTTGGGGATGAAGGCGAGCTAGTTGTTGAAACAGGGGAGTTGTCGTCTGGCAGCGATTTTTCTTCTATGATTGATGTCCCCGAGCATGCTGTTCCTAATAGCCGGGTTCGAATGAGGGTAATTGTTTGGGAACACGCGCACGACACGGATGTCAGTGCTTGCGGCAATTATAGCTACGGGGAGACGCAAGATTATACTTTGCGAATAGGTTCAGGGCCTGTAGATGCTGTGCCAGAAATTACTTCTGTTTCACCTGCTATGGGTGTAAGGGGGAGTAAGGTGACAATAGAAGGCGTTTTTAATGGTATTACTTCGGTGACCTTTAATGGAAACGAAGCGTACTTCAATGTTTTGTCAGAAAATACAATTGAGGCAACTATTCCTTATAACGACCCGATAGGTACGTTGGCTGTAACAAACGCTGCGGGAACTGCCGAGTATGAGCATATTTTTTATGCTATTCACCCATACTGTAACTCAAGGGCAATATCTGATGAAGATGCGATTATTAACAGTGTTAAATTTGGGGATATAAATACCTCTTTAAATAACAACTGTAGGACTTACTCTGATTTTTATGATGAGTTCGCCGAAGTTTACCATGGACAAGAAATAGAATTAGAGGTTGGTTTAGCTAGTTGTCAAAATGATTATTCTAGAAGGGTAAAGGTTTATATCGATTGGAATGGAGACGGTGTTTATAATGATCACGATGAATTAGTCAGTACATCTCCAAACCTGTCTCATTTTCAAACAACCTATACAACGACGGTAAGAGTCCCTAATGCCACTGCAAAAGTTTTAGGTATGCGAATTATTTGCTGGGAGACGGAGTATGTGTCAGGTGAAGTTGCAGCTTGTGGGTATTATCCCTATGGAGAAACACACGACTATGTGTTAATCAATAAGGAGCCAGCTATTGTAGGAAACCGGGAGAAGAAAGTGGTGGTCAAAAATGCTAATATATTTAACTATCCGAACCCATTCAATGGTCATACAACCTTTAAGGTCAGTTTAGAAGAGCCTCAGCATGTACGTTTGGAAGTACTCAATATGCTTGGGCAGATAGTTGGTGTAGTTGCTGATCAAACGGTAAGTGCAGGGGAGCATGAATTTGAATTCAACAGCCCAGGGCTACAAACTGGCACTTATTTATATCGCTTGTCGGGGGAGGGGATCAATATTACTAAAAAAATGATCTGTTATTAA
- a CDS encoding GEVED domain-containing protein encodes MINRIYCLLLLTMIFCVETAMGQVSEGGEPLSFSDRLKVTNKVPYVTMPAFDIEAVQEEAKKNSKGKYHQFGHSLELNKGLDEIGLWEDIGNGDRIWRVGIRSEQAFAINLVFSRYKLPEGGKLFIYDASRSEVLGAFTSKNNQPDGMLGTMPVNGSEVVIEYFEPAESAGQGELVIGEVVHAFEDIMPIMKSYGLGQSGDCNMDVNCPDGEEWEKQKRSVALIVTGSGFCSGALVNNTAQDKKPLVLTANDCMIGSSSVSGWVFAFNFESAECDGNDSPVAQSISGAELRANFAYSGFALLEMHSAPPEDYNTYYSGWSRASSLATSTASIHHPQGDVKKISFDDNSVYDSDENEWRVQWDRNTVTETGSLGAPLFDQNQRIIGQLRRGHSSCDNQDGYEFFGKFNRSWEGGGTDNSRLKNWLDPVGADPEYLDGLDASGEPEWNYCVSEAAEEDGARIDLVVVGEDSLASEDPVCRKYSDFTDTKLSIVPDEELNLNVVTASCDDDRARKVKVWVDWSRDFDFDDEGELVAESEETDGGSPLALSFTVPEDVEEGAVFRMRVVTWESELDEDVSPCDIYQRGETQDFSLEVLYEGDVPVISDFSPSSGAPGDEVTITGEFRAIQEVLFGDIPASFTVVSESELLATVPSGFEGGHIAIKNPAGTVLSDDIFSFEPAYCTSMATTSNGAIITHVEFGDISEALSSSCRRYSNNTHLVNEMEYGASQELSVSVGACDEHYNKMVKVFVDWNGDGDFEDEGEELGVSPVFSREGTFDLLVEVPNRAVTARPVRMRIICWESSGMSDLGPCDSYNWGETRDYSIQVNEFEGDVPVISSFSPENGFPGDEVTILGSFEMVNGVTFNGVEAESYEVISSEEVRAIVPNGDVYGPIAVHNPAGAGESDVDFAAGEAPVIASFSPEGGTAGTQVTIVGSFESITSVTFNGIEAASFTVVSDSEIRAVVPEGDTEGTISVGNPAGTSTSEGVFSFVPSYCTSSPNSNSGARIDSVTIGSFTNRLGDNCRGYSDFTNMPKETYKGKTLPIEVSVGACRENYTKRVRIFADWDADGSFDGPGEIVATSPPYEAEGTFSTFLTIPDQASTSRPVRLRVVCWESAGGGQVDPCGSYAFGETQDYILDVKEYTGDAPVITSISPEAGEPGTLVTLEGENFEAITSISFGGAVTPVFNVESDSRITVEVPTGASTGPVIVTNPAGSGESSVFRIENYCVSQASSSIDTKIDRVLFGTIDNESGDCPVYTDFTDHVANVYPGQVLHLQVLVNSCGSLENHALKAYIDFDQNHEFDEVAELVASGQSNQDIYNLEVTIPEDLDVTGTARMRLVCVEGAELASVSACGEYNWGETEDYSVNIVSSSEDFPQIESVSPESIASGTSVVISGSNFENVSTVYFGGVAVEIESQTSSSLSVTAPQNVTAPITVVNDMGSDSYDDFTIEEYCMSEAIQDDYSIVSVFRFDDMEYFSLGECKSYQSFVEDEPIKVRQGDDVYTYIALGSCGAERNSMAKVYIDWNGDQVFTEDEEAAFTGTMSTDDFFEGSIEVPEDAVLGETKMRIVCVKTDNPDVIQPCGRYPHGETQDYTISIDEIMSANRQISNNVSVTSYPNPFNDITNFKIATPKGQHLKLEIHNVLGELVSVVFDQQLGSGEHLYKFNGNSLPAGTYIYKLTGEDVDYVGKIVKY; translated from the coding sequence ATGATTAATCGAATTTACTGTTTACTTCTTCTGACCATGATCTTTTGTGTAGAGACTGCTATGGGGCAGGTTAGCGAAGGTGGTGAACCTTTAAGCTTTAGCGATAGATTGAAAGTAACTAACAAAGTTCCCTATGTCACTATGCCTGCTTTTGACATAGAGGCTGTACAGGAAGAAGCTAAGAAAAACAGTAAAGGGAAATATCATCAATTTGGCCATTCTTTGGAGCTTAATAAGGGTTTGGACGAGATTGGTCTTTGGGAAGATATTGGAAATGGCGATCGGATATGGAGGGTTGGGATACGTTCTGAACAGGCTTTCGCTATTAATTTGGTATTTAGTAGGTACAAACTGCCTGAAGGCGGAAAGCTTTTTATATACGACGCTAGCCGGTCTGAAGTGCTAGGTGCTTTTACTTCTAAAAATAACCAGCCTGATGGTATGTTGGGTACCATGCCTGTAAATGGTTCGGAAGTGGTAATTGAATATTTTGAACCTGCAGAAAGTGCTGGACAGGGTGAGCTGGTCATTGGTGAGGTTGTGCATGCCTTCGAGGATATCATGCCTATCATGAAATCATATGGGCTTGGACAGTCTGGCGATTGCAATATGGACGTAAATTGTCCGGATGGTGAAGAGTGGGAGAAGCAGAAGAGGTCTGTAGCCTTAATTGTAACCGGTAGTGGCTTTTGTAGTGGCGCACTTGTTAACAATACCGCTCAGGATAAAAAACCATTGGTCCTTACAGCCAATGATTGTATGATTGGCAGTAGCTCTGTTTCTGGGTGGGTTTTTGCTTTTAATTTTGAAAGTGCAGAGTGTGATGGTAACGATAGCCCGGTTGCCCAGTCAATATCAGGGGCAGAGCTAAGGGCAAATTTTGCTTATTCTGGATTCGCCTTATTGGAAATGCATTCCGCACCTCCGGAAGATTATAACACTTACTACTCCGGGTGGTCACGTGCCTCTTCTTTGGCTACCAGTACAGCCAGTATTCATCACCCTCAGGGAGATGTGAAAAAAATATCTTTTGACGACAACTCTGTTTATGACTCAGATGAGAATGAATGGCGAGTGCAGTGGGACAGAAATACAGTTACTGAAACAGGGTCTCTTGGCGCTCCCCTTTTTGATCAGAATCAACGTATCATAGGTCAATTGAGAAGGGGACATTCTAGCTGTGACAATCAAGACGGCTATGAGTTTTTTGGAAAGTTTAACAGGTCCTGGGAAGGGGGCGGTACTGATAACTCAAGGTTGAAAAATTGGCTTGACCCTGTTGGTGCGGATCCTGAGTACTTAGACGGGCTGGATGCTTCAGGAGAGCCTGAGTGGAATTATTGTGTTTCGGAGGCTGCTGAAGAGGATGGTGCTCGCATTGATTTGGTGGTGGTAGGAGAAGATAGTTTAGCATCGGAAGACCCTGTATGTAGAAAATATTCTGATTTTACTGATACCAAACTGTCTATTGTTCCAGATGAAGAACTGAACCTAAATGTTGTCACGGCTTCTTGCGATGATGATCGGGCAAGAAAGGTTAAAGTATGGGTTGATTGGAGCCGGGATTTCGACTTTGATGATGAAGGGGAGCTGGTAGCGGAATCAGAAGAGACAGATGGCGGCTCTCCTCTTGCTTTATCTTTTACAGTACCTGAAGATGTTGAGGAGGGGGCTGTATTCCGTATGAGGGTAGTTACATGGGAATCTGAACTGGATGAAGATGTTTCTCCTTGTGATATTTATCAAAGAGGTGAAACACAAGACTTTTCATTGGAAGTTTTATACGAAGGTGATGTGCCTGTAATCTCTGATTTTTCTCCTTCAAGTGGGGCACCTGGAGATGAAGTAACTATTACTGGTGAATTTAGGGCTATTCAAGAGGTGCTTTTTGGTGATATTCCCGCTTCTTTTACTGTTGTTTCCGAATCGGAATTGTTGGCTACGGTTCCTAGTGGATTTGAAGGAGGCCATATTGCCATAAAGAATCCCGCTGGAACTGTATTGTCTGATGATATTTTTTCTTTTGAGCCTGCTTACTGTACCTCTATGGCTACTACTTCTAATGGCGCAATAATTACCCATGTGGAATTTGGAGATATTAGTGAGGCTTTGTCGAGCTCCTGTAGACGTTATTCTAACAATACGCATCTTGTCAACGAAATGGAATATGGAGCGTCTCAAGAACTTTCGGTCTCAGTAGGGGCATGTGATGAACATTATAATAAAATGGTTAAAGTTTTTGTGGACTGGAATGGAGATGGTGATTTTGAAGATGAAGGCGAAGAACTGGGTGTTTCTCCCGTTTTTAGCCGTGAAGGTACTTTTGATTTGCTTGTAGAGGTGCCAAATCGTGCCGTAACAGCACGCCCTGTTAGAATGAGAATTATTTGCTGGGAGTCAAGTGGTATGTCTGATTTGGGGCCATGCGATTCTTATAACTGGGGTGAAACGCGTGACTATTCTATTCAAGTAAACGAATTTGAAGGGGACGTTCCTGTTATTTCTTCTTTTTCTCCAGAAAACGGTTTTCCTGGAGATGAAGTGACAATTTTAGGATCTTTTGAAATGGTTAATGGTGTCACTTTCAATGGAGTTGAAGCTGAATCGTATGAAGTAATTTCTTCTGAAGAAGTAAGAGCTATAGTTCCGAATGGAGATGTTTACGGTCCTATAGCAGTGCATAACCCAGCAGGCGCTGGAGAGTCTGACGTAGATTTTGCTGCTGGCGAAGCGCCTGTTATCGCTTCTTTCTCTCCAGAAGGCGGAACTGCTGGTACTCAGGTTACCATTGTTGGTTCTTTTGAATCAATTACCAGCGTTACTTTCAATGGTATTGAAGCCGCTTCTTTTACAGTTGTTTCTGATAGTGAAATTAGAGCTGTAGTGCCAGAAGGTGATACAGAAGGGACGATTTCTGTGGGTAACCCTGCAGGCACAAGTACTTCCGAAGGTGTTTTTTCCTTTGTGCCTAGTTATTGCACTTCAAGTCCTAATAGTAATAGTGGTGCTAGGATAGATAGTGTTACCATTGGCTCATTTACAAACCGGCTTGGCGACAATTGTAGGGGATATTCGGATTTTACAAACATGCCTAAAGAGACCTATAAAGGTAAAACTTTGCCAATCGAAGTTTCTGTAGGCGCTTGTAGGGAAAATTATACCAAACGGGTTCGGATTTTTGCAGACTGGGATGCTGATGGTTCTTTTGATGGCCCAGGGGAAATCGTTGCAACTTCTCCTCCTTATGAAGCGGAAGGTACCTTCAGCACATTTTTGACTATACCTGACCAAGCATCTACTTCCCGACCTGTGCGTCTTAGGGTTGTATGTTGGGAATCGGCGGGAGGAGGCCAAGTTGATCCATGTGGCTCTTACGCTTTTGGAGAAACACAAGACTATATTTTAGATGTCAAAGAGTATACAGGTGACGCTCCTGTTATCACTTCTATTTCCCCTGAGGCAGGAGAACCTGGTACGTTAGTGACACTGGAAGGTGAAAACTTTGAAGCCATCACTTCTATATCTTTCGGGGGGGCTGTTACACCGGTTTTTAACGTGGAGTCTGATTCCAGAATTACTGTAGAGGTTCCAACGGGTGCAAGTACGGGGCCTGTAATTGTTACCAACCCCGCTGGTAGTGGCGAATCTTCAGTCTTTCGAATTGAAAATTATTGTGTCAGCCAGGCCTCATCTTCTATCGATACCAAAATAGACCGAGTGCTGTTTGGTACTATTGACAACGAGTCTGGCGATTGTCCGGTATACACAGACTTTACAGACCATGTAGCTAATGTTTATCCTGGGCAGGTTTTACATCTTCAGGTGTTGGTAAATTCTTGTGGAAGTCTGGAAAATCATGCACTAAAAGCTTATATAGATTTTGACCAAAATCATGAGTTTGATGAGGTCGCAGAGCTTGTGGCATCAGGGCAGTCAAATCAGGATATATACAATTTAGAAGTAACAATACCTGAAGACTTGGATGTTACAGGAACTGCTCGTATGCGTCTGGTATGTGTAGAAGGGGCAGAATTGGCTTCTGTTAGTGCTTGTGGCGAGTATAACTGGGGAGAAACAGAAGACTATTCTGTAAATATCGTTTCTTCATCAGAAGATTTCCCTCAAATTGAATCGGTGTCTCCTGAAAGTATTGCATCTGGTACTAGTGTTGTGATATCGGGCAGTAACTTTGAAAATGTATCTACCGTTTATTTTGGAGGGGTGGCTGTTGAAATAGAGAGCCAGACTTCTTCATCCTTATCTGTTACTGCTCCCCAGAATGTAACTGCACCTATAACCGTGGTCAATGATATGGGCTCTGACTCTTACGATGATTTTACTATAGAAGAATATTGTATGTCTGAAGCTATTCAGGATGATTATTCTATTGTTTCTGTTTTCCGCTTTGACGATATGGAGTACTTTTCTTTAGGAGAATGTAAATCTTACCAAAGCTTTGTAGAAGATGAGCCTATAAAAGTGCGACAGGGCGATGATGTATATACTTATATTGCACTGGGTTCATGTGGGGCTGAAAGGAACAGCATGGCTAAAGTATATATAGATTGGAATGGCGACCAAGTATTTACGGAAGATGAAGAAGCGGCTTTTACGGGTACTATGTCTACTGACGACTTCTTTGAAGGTTCAATAGAAGTGCCGGAAGATGCTGTACTCGGTGAAACAAAAATGAGGATTGTCTGTGTCAAAACTGATAACCCAGATGTAATTCAGCCGTGTGGCCGTTATCCTCACGGGGAAACACAAGACTATACTATTTCTATTGACGAGATTATGTCTGCTAATAGACAAATCAGCAATAATGTATCTGTTACTTCTTACCCTAACCCTTTTAATGATATTACTAATTTTAAAATAGCCACTCCTAAAGGGCAGCACTTAAAACTGGAAATACATAATGTTTTAGGAGAATTGGTATCTGTAGTATTTGACCAGCAACTGGGCAGCGGTGAGCACTTATATAAGTTTAATGGCAACTCTTTGCCTGCCGGTACTTACATTTATAAACTAACTGGCGAAGATGTGGATTATGTTGGGAAAATCGTTAAGTATTAA
- a CDS encoding glycoside hydrolase family 9 protein, whose product MKNLFVFATLVCMAFSCNAPEKQEKTRDVDADLEKILKGTEPLTLRWIKAQTESWSDLSVDQIIAQKTIKPILAHGGYEPWASKKAVIWTNNEEYTGKFEIIDVQRNSQPPAEPIVYTGELKKAGNHIWGGNNLIADFSDFKTPGLYKLRLRLNETYETTDSYYFPIKENLYAELAEKAADWFAYQKCGVEVEGWYEACHLNDAKLESEEKCVTGGWHDAGDYNKWPTYTPPPLVALSMLYEEQYHHKEENKKGREILDELAWELSFLCKVQKDDGTFYSIISKEDKPWLWAGVPELEEQRVGVNFNVGNGDPASISSGIKIGAAVLKSAIHLKQHYPELADSSLNLTKKVYDRAIAVDYNTKEYEQDKQDYLSIQSALLSANLSLLAFEEDEKYEKDAEKRAEAILKAQSPEGIFYSDYDQESKAYWPDMYLTALYDYYHFTENDRLKKSIEEAFINYSNFYVTHAEKSAFGHTGKYENNEFSLIMENKTAGYNAWALAFTYSLTGDEKYRETAVHNFNWILGYNPADVSMMAGVGFGPGAYHHRYTSIPGHEDGIVPGGVLNGIKAGTGDLLFLGDEGAENFVIGYYLPKDYPAIDTDARGWTYAWWPNEYHIPNNAYFIMAANMLSQAGKK is encoded by the coding sequence ATGAAGAACCTATTTGTTTTTGCTACTTTAGTCTGCATGGCATTTTCATGTAATGCACCTGAAAAGCAAGAGAAAACCCGAGATGTAGACGCCGATCTCGAAAAGATCTTAAAGGGCACTGAACCCTTAACGTTACGTTGGATAAAAGCACAAACCGAAAGTTGGTCTGACCTTTCTGTTGATCAGATTATCGCTCAAAAAACCATTAAACCAATTCTTGCACATGGAGGGTATGAGCCTTGGGCGTCTAAAAAAGCAGTTATCTGGACTAACAATGAAGAGTACACGGGGAAATTTGAAATTATAGATGTACAAAGAAACTCCCAACCACCTGCAGAACCTATAGTATATACAGGAGAGCTGAAAAAAGCAGGAAACCACATCTGGGGCGGAAACAATCTTATAGCAGATTTCTCAGACTTCAAGACGCCTGGCCTTTACAAACTAAGACTAAGGCTCAATGAAACTTACGAAACTACTGACAGCTACTATTTTCCAATTAAAGAAAACTTGTATGCCGAATTAGCTGAAAAAGCTGCGGATTGGTTTGCTTATCAAAAGTGCGGAGTAGAAGTAGAAGGCTGGTATGAAGCATGCCATTTAAATGATGCAAAACTAGAAAGCGAAGAAAAGTGCGTAACTGGCGGCTGGCACGATGCTGGCGATTATAATAAGTGGCCAACCTATACCCCACCCCCACTTGTGGCGCTCAGCATGCTTTATGAAGAACAATACCACCACAAAGAAGAAAACAAAAAAGGACGTGAAATTCTTGATGAGTTAGCATGGGAATTATCGTTTCTATGTAAGGTGCAAAAAGATGATGGTACCTTTTATTCCATTATTTCGAAAGAAGACAAGCCTTGGTTATGGGCAGGTGTACCTGAACTAGAAGAACAAAGAGTTGGGGTAAATTTCAATGTAGGAAATGGCGACCCTGCCAGCATCTCAAGTGGTATAAAAATAGGCGCTGCTGTATTAAAAAGTGCAATACACTTAAAACAGCATTATCCAGAACTAGCTGATTCTTCATTGAACCTGACAAAAAAAGTATATGACAGAGCTATAGCTGTTGATTATAATACCAAAGAATATGAGCAAGACAAACAGGATTACCTAAGCATCCAATCTGCTTTACTTTCTGCAAACTTGTCACTACTTGCCTTTGAAGAAGATGAAAAATATGAAAAAGATGCAGAAAAGCGTGCAGAGGCTATACTAAAAGCACAATCGCCAGAGGGCATTTTCTATTCTGACTATGACCAAGAATCTAAAGCTTATTGGCCAGACATGTACCTTACAGCGCTTTATGATTATTACCATTTTACAGAAAATGATCGTTTAAAAAAATCTATAGAAGAAGCATTTATTAATTACAGCAATTTTTATGTAACACATGCAGAGAAAAGCGCTTTTGGCCATACTGGCAAATATGAAAACAACGAGTTCTCGCTTATAATGGAAAATAAAACTGCTGGATATAATGCTTGGGCACTGGCTTTTACCTATTCACTAACAGGAGACGAAAAATATCGTGAAACGGCCGTACATAACTTTAACTGGATATTAGGTTATAACCCAGCAGACGTTTCCATGATGGCAGGTGTAGGCTTTGGCCCTGGCGCTTACCACCACAGGTACACCTCTATCCCAGGACATGAAGACGGAATTGTGCCAGGTGGGGTGCTAAATGGTATTAAAGCTGGAACAGGAGACCTGTTGTTTCTTGGAGATGAAGGTGCTGAAAATTTTGTCATAGGCTATTATCTTCCAAAAGACTACCCAGCCATTGACACTGACGCAAGAGGTTGGACTTATGCGTGGTGGCCAAATGAGTACCACATTCCTAACAATGCATACTTTATAATGGCAGCCAACATGTTATCTCAAGCAGGTAAAAAGTAA
- a CDS encoding mechanosensitive ion channel: protein MDWVYKILDFLGDLINKELFTIGVSSITVGSILYFFFSLVILFFLAERLRMVMIFRVFPRYKISSGVSQAIATIVKYSILTVGFIVIIHSIGIDMSALGIIAGALGVGIGFGLQNITNNFISGIIILFERPIKIGDRIEVGAIVGNVVSIAARATTVITNDNIAVIIPNSEFIASKVINWSHSDQKTRFNFPVGVHYKEDPEKVRRVLLEVAHENSGVLQSPAPDVLFDKFNDSSLDFTLRVWTSMYVQSPSVLKSNLYYAIAKKFKEHQIEIPYPQRDLHIKSGLERFERTEKFN from the coding sequence ATGGATTGGGTTTACAAGATTTTAGATTTTTTAGGGGATTTAATAAATAAAGAGCTTTTTACCATTGGTGTAAGCAGCATTACAGTAGGCTCTATATTGTATTTTTTCTTTTCTCTCGTTATCCTCTTTTTTCTTGCAGAGAGATTGCGGATGGTAATGATTTTTAGGGTTTTCCCTCGTTATAAAATAAGCTCCGGGGTTAGCCAAGCTATTGCCACTATAGTCAAATACTCTATTTTGACTGTAGGTTTTATTGTAATCATTCATTCTATAGGAATAGATATGAGTGCTTTGGGCATTATTGCTGGTGCTTTAGGTGTGGGTATTGGTTTTGGCCTTCAAAATATTACAAATAACTTTATTTCCGGTATCATTATCCTTTTTGAAAGGCCAATAAAAATAGGGGACAGAATAGAAGTTGGGGCTATTGTTGGCAATGTTGTGTCTATTGCTGCCAGGGCTACCACTGTTATAACTAATGACAATATAGCAGTTATCATTCCCAACTCTGAGTTTATTGCTTCTAAAGTCATAAACTGGAGCCATAGCGACCAGAAAACTAGGTTTAATTTTCCTGTTGGAGTGCATTATAAGGAAGATCCAGAAAAAGTCCGTCGTGTGTTGCTTGAGGTGGCTCATGAAAACTCTGGTGTACTCCAAAGTCCAGCGCCCGATGTCTTGTTTGATAAGTTCAATGATAGCTCTTTGGACTTTACTTTAAGGGTTTGGACAAGCATGTATGTGCAAAGTCCTAGTGTGCTTAAAAGTAACCTCTATTATGCAATAGCCAAAAAGTTTAAAGAACACCAAATTGAAATACCATACCCTCAAAGAGACCTGCATATAAAAAGTGGGCTCGAGAGGTTCGAAAGGACAGAAAAATTTAATTAA
- a CDS encoding DUF4230 domain-containing protein has product MRILLHLFPWGIVILMGVYIYGSGQKHQNDKEEREVVSHDVLVEKISSLGKLELIKYNLKDIVEHKVIKQWLPDPKVVLIASGEIVGCVNLAMVDSSSIRIMPDAIYVQLPEPEICYLKLDHQRSRVYHMEYHYFEQAKLIDKAYRQAEKQMAKSAQELDVVGQTKAHAKVMLKSFLENFTDKKVYLNFESDEL; this is encoded by the coding sequence ATGCGTATTCTTTTACACTTGTTTCCCTGGGGTATTGTTATTTTGATGGGGGTATATATTTATGGGAGTGGTCAAAAGCATCAAAATGATAAAGAAGAAAGAGAGGTTGTCTCTCATGATGTACTTGTGGAGAAAATTTCTTCTCTTGGTAAACTAGAACTTATCAAATATAACCTGAAGGATATAGTTGAACATAAGGTTATAAAGCAATGGTTGCCGGATCCAAAAGTAGTTCTTATAGCTAGTGGAGAAATCGTAGGTTGTGTCAACTTGGCAATGGTAGATTCTAGCAGTATTAGAATAATGCCTGATGCCATATACGTTCAGTTGCCTGAACCTGAAATTTGCTATTTGAAATTGGATCATCAACGTTCGAGGGTTTATCATATGGAGTACCATTATTTTGAACAAGCCAAATTGATTGACAAGGCTTACCGACAGGCTGAAAAGCAAATGGCTAAAAGCGCCCAAGAATTGGATGTTGTTGGACAGACAAAAGCACACGCTAAAGTGATGCTTAAATCTTTCTTGGAAAATTTTACTGATAAAAAAGTTTATTTGAATTTTGAGTCAGATGAACTTTAA